The sequence AAGCGCTTTAGTTGGTTGGAAGTTAGCTGATTACCTACTTGAGTCCAAAGATCTCGTAATGAAACTACTTTCCAAAGATTACCAGAGCGAATTAATGGACCACCAAAAGTGGATGCTAGCGGTGCCAAGATTTCTTCTACCTGCTCATAAGAGCAACCAGCTAAATCACTAATAATTTTTTGATCTTGAGATGAGGTTTCATCCCAGCCCCCCGCGAACATTGCGGCAATAAGCTCAGATGAAACATGTTCAGCCCATTGTGGTTTATAGTCTGGGGCTATGGGCATTAAACGCCTTAATACCGTAATACTGCGGCCTGATGCGTGTGCATAACGATGAGCATCTTCCTCATTTAATCCAGCATGAGTTAATGCTATTTTTAGCTCAAATCTCCAGGGACGGGGGAGGCGTATTGAATGACCGGATAGATGAGACACATCTGAGCCATAGATAGCGTAGACATGGTGACCATTATTAACAAGAGATTGTGCAATCCCCGGTTCTGAAATAGTGAGAACAATGATTAATGGCATGCCTAAACCAGCTAATTGCCGGGCTGTTGTTGCGTTGTCAACTACGACACATTTACTCCAATAGAACAGCTTATACTCTTCAGGCAGAGGACTTATAGACGCATAAAGAAAAGCTAGTGCTTCATCGGGAGCTTCGGCTTGCACCGAGAGTTGTTGCGGTGAATCTCTTAACCACCTAAGGACTTTTGTTTTTTCTTCATCACGTCCGGCCAAGATAACATCGGGAGTGAGAGGTGTTCTCGTTGCGTGAATCCACTCGCTCCATGACTCTTCAATATTACGTAATCCCTGTGGCCGATGACCTATTTTTACTGACAACCACTGAGCGACCGCAGGGTAGATTTCTAACCAATGGACAAGATCATCAGCGTCAATGGCACAGACATTCAGCCAAATATTGAGAGCTTTTTTCTCCTCTACCCACTTATTTTTACCAGGAAAGCGTTGTGGAGTAACGAATACATACGTTGTTTTGTCTGGACTATACCCGAGTGGATTCCCAGATCTTTTATTAAAATCCTCTTCTGCCTTAGCGCGGATAGAGGTACGTTGAGCACCAATTTCCCAAACAGAATCACCCTCAGGAACAAAGCCCAAACCCAAACTCGTTTTACACTCACCATCCCAACCAGGATATTGCACACTCTCATCTGATGGGAAATGAACTTTTGCGGCAGGACCTACCGTTGCAAAAATTAAGCGTCGTAATAATTCAGGAATACCACTCTGACCATCTCTCCGTTCACCCCACTGTGAAAGGTGAGTTGCATTAATCCAGCGCATCAAAGAGCCAGGTTTTACATTTTCAGGTGGTTGTAACATACCCCTTTCAACTACCCCACCAGCTATAAACTGCAAACCTTCAGCCTCTACACCCTGCCATATTTCTGCGTGATGAGGTGCCGGGGGAGTGCTGGATCACTCTCGTATTAACGAAGCGATCAGCATTGCCACCGGGGAGTATAAGCATGTTCTGGTCAGCCCGACCGATGATGTTCAACTGGCCGCGACTGAGCTGCCCATTGTGGGAGAACTGACGTGGACATGACCGACAGCCAACTATTAATAAACCTCCTGCCGAGTCAAATCATAAATACAAAACCGGGCTTAATGGCCCGGTCTATTTACCTATAATTTGTTAGACAGTATTAGAAGTTATATTTAATTCCTAACATCACTGCAGTATCGCTATAGCCTTTATTACCAATTTGCTGTCCGACATTACCCCAGACATTCACTTTCTTATTTATCTGGCCTTCTACACCCACTTTCAGTTCACCAATATTGGCGGCACCGTCTTGCTTCACGGTTACATTATCCATTGTGGTACCAAAGTCCTTAGTATTGTGGATCCAGTTTGCTTCAATAAACGGCTGGAATTCACGGTCTTTACCCTTATCCAGATCGCTGTAACCATTCATAAAGGCTTTTACACCTAGACGGGTTTGGATATTTCCATCACCTTCACCAAAAACATTAGTGCCGTTGGCTTCTTTATGGTCGTCAGCTTTAACACCCATCCAGGAAACCTGCGCTTTAGGCTGGATAAAGTAGGTGGCATTCTTAGCTGCATTTTCACCCACTTTAAAGGTATAGCCACTTTCAAGAGAGGCAGTCACACCTTTAGATTTGTACTCTTCATTTTCCAAGTTTTGACCGTGAACAGTGTTGTTGAACCAGCTGTATTGCGCAGAGCTGTCCACATATAAGCCAGATTTATCGGCTTCGTTAGCATACCAAGTACCGTATACACCCAAGCTGTAACCATCAGTTGTCCCTTTTGCGTTGTAACCGGACAGTTGTGAAACAGTGGTGCTTTTGCTGTTACCATACCCGGCCATAACGCCCAGGCGGGTACTGTCTTTGTCGTTATTGCTCCATTGGGCAATATCGCCCCCTAGTTGCACGACATAACGATTAGCCTGTGTACTCAGTTGACCCGAAGTATCACGAGAGCGGTTATGACCACCCTCGTTACGTAACCACAGACTGGTCACTTTATGTTCGCCAGTCAATGCATCGATATATTGGGTTTCACCCACACGGTCATGTAAGCTCGTGACAAACATACCATTTGCCGCTGCTAGATTAGCTGTGTAACTGCCAGCTTCCGGACGTTCAATAATTAATGCTGGTTCAACAGGGTTGGTAAGATCAACTGCGTTGGTCAAATACCAGTTACTCGCATTGGTTCCTACCCCGCGAGCCAGAGAGTAATCATACGCACCGGCAACAATACGTCCCTGCTTAACAAACTCACCGTTCGACAGTCCATTCACCTTAATCAACTCAATACCGTTTAATGTCGTCGCGCCACTGCCACCCAAGTTAGTTACAGCCACATGAGTGGTGCCAGCAGTATTACCATTAACGACTAATTTATCAGTAACTGAAGCATCATTATTGAGTGCTGAGTTAAAGTTGAGCAGACCGTCATTGCCGATGTAATCACCGGATACCGTTAGAATCGTACCTGGTGCACCGTTAAGGCTCACAGTACCGCTATTACTTAGACTGTTCAGTGTCTGGTCGAAACCGGCTAAATCCAGTTCCCCCGCAGTCTCGACAATATATTCAGAAGCTGTACTGAAGCTGCTTGCCGCACCAGCCTTTAAGGTGCCAGCATTAACCGTTGTCGTACCACTATAGGTATTTACGCCATTTAATACCGTCATACCACTGTAAACTGCCACTTTACCACTGCCAGCAATGGCAGAATTAAACTGATAATCAGTATCAATATGGTTAAAGACAATTGAGCTATCACCGCTACCTAAGGTGATAAGTGGTGTATTAATATAACCGGCTGATGAAGCAGTATAATTAGCTGCGCTACCAATATTCAGTACTCCGGTTGAAGTTGCATCTTTAGCAATGATTAAATTATCGGTTTTAACAGTCCCACTGTTATTAATAGTCAGTGAGGCGTTACCGCCAAACTCCCCAAAACTAATATCACCTGTATTAACCCAATTGGAATTAACACCAGTGACCAAAACGTCACCTTTTGAGCCAGCGGCATAGCCGACATAGCTACCAGAACTACTGAGATTCCCGCCATCGGAGACGACGACAGAGCCATTTCCATTGTTACCTATAACCAAGCTGTTAGAGTTTTGCCAAGAAGAATCTGTACCTGAGATATTTACTTGGCCAGTGGCATCTTTTCCTGCACCAACATAACCAAAACTATCAGTTACAACACCACCATTAGTGATATTTAGAGTACTATTAGAACCTACTGATGCGTAAAATGAACCAATTTGCAGGGTCTCGGCATTATCCCAACGAGAGTCGGTGCCGGTAATTTCTACCACTCCGATAGAGTCATTAATATTCCCGCTTTGACTGGCTACTACACCACCATCAGAAACAACCATGGTGGCAGGGCCATTTGTTCCTATATCAAGCAATGTACCCACTTGCCAGCGGGAACCTGCACCGCTCACTTCTACATAACCGGTTGAAGTAGTTCCTGCCGCAACGCTTGCTTTCGTTGCCGTGGTAACAATGCCGCCATTGGTGATTTTAAGACTGCCATCACCTTCATGGCCGATGAACATACGATTACCAGCATTCCAGATTGAGCCTAGACCTGTGACTTCAACGCTACCGGTTGAACCTGGGCGATACGCAATATCAGCATCATTTTGGTTGGTGACTACAGCACCATCGGTAATTCGCATCATGCCATTACTATCATTTTCGCCACCAATGCGTAACTCACCTCCGTTGGTTAGTTGTGAACCAGTTCCACTGACTTCAAGATAACCAACAGCCCCAACACCAAAACCAACATGTGTCGCGTTAACAGGGTTATTTACAACTCCACCATCCGATATCTGTAATGTGCCGTTACCGTTATAACCAACAAAGAGCACTCCGTTATTTATCCACTTAGAGTCAGAGCCAGTAATAACTACCTCACCGGTAGCTGTAGAACTATAGCCAATATAGCTCCATAGCCCAGCGGCTACGTTTCCGCTGGTCAACGTTCCACCATTTCCGCTGTTCAACGGTCCACCATTGAAAATCTCCATAGCACCAAATGACGTATTACCAACAATTATTACCCCTGGAATATCCCAATCAGGGTTGTCAGGTATTACATCACCTGTAAAACCGATGTCAGCATAAGAAGTTGTGGTATTAATCGCAGATATAATAGTTAAGGCGATACAAGATAATTTGTAGTTAAATAATTTCATTTTAAGTAATAACCCTGATATAAAATATGATAAAAAGAATGAATTTATTAATATGAATTCTCGTTTACTTTTTAAAATACATATGAGCATCAAACTTATTACTACAACGATAATTCATGAACTCACAATAACGTGATCCGGATCAAAAAATAATCAGACACTAGGGGTGGTTTTGTAGGAATTTTCCTGTTTTTCGTTTAAGTATCTCAATTTATGTATCCAGATAATCAGTTTAAAATAATATTTATATTAATAATTGCATTAATTTTTCATCAATGTGGTTGGGTGCTGAACCGACTTTATGGAGAGATGAACCTACCGAATCGACCACTTTCTGGTTATATATAGAGAAATTTTAATTGCCATTATGAACCCATAATAAATTGTTAAATTGATGGTAAAATAACAACCATGCGATGATATTAAATCATTCTAATAGCAAATGTCGTCTTTCACGATTCTTGGTATTTTTAATTATACAGGTTTGGGGAGGGAAGGTTATTTGGGGGTGTCTTGAAAATTTAACTTATTTAACAGTATATCACACGTTTAATTTAATTCCTTTAGGACCATTAAAATCAATGAGTACCCTCGATTTACCCTCTAATTATCAGCAACCTTTTTCAAAAATGCCAAATTAGTGACATTAATCCCCATAACATCATCAATTTTACGTGCATGCTCAGTTAAATTATTTGGCGACAAGTGGACATACCGGCGCACCATTTCTATGCTTTCCCATCCGCCCATTTTTGTGGTTGCCAGTCTGGTCTCGTAATAACCGGCATTCGGTGTCGTTGAGAGCCATTGTCACAACGGCTCTCTTGATATCATTGAAAATTAATAATCCTTACGGATATTTATACGCACTGGAAGGTAAGACGAGCAACGCCATTAACGAGTAAATGAGTATCTATATCAGTCTTCACTTCTTTCATGGCTTTATTTTGTGTCCTACAAAAATCTGACGCTTTTTTGCTGGCTGTGCCAATAGCACCTTTAATTCGACCTGCAGCAGGGGCAGCCTCAACTTCTGTGAAGTAGTCGCCGTTATCTAGCTTTTTGATATCTGACTGATATGTCAAGCCTATGCCGTGAAGCTGTGTTTTGTCATTTTGTACGGCACATCCACTTAAAATGGCACTGAATATAACGGTTGCTGCAATGATTGAAATTTTCAAATGAAAAGGTTCCTTTATATGTCTAGTGGGCCTTTATTTTACAATAAGTGATGAAACAATAATTAAACCAATGATAAGTTACTAATTGGCTATCTTTTTTTTGCATTGAAATTTATGGTTTTTTTCAGGTTAAGGTATTGGTTAATCAGCGCGTCGAGCTGTCTTGATGTATCAGCGTATAATCTTTATCAGTTACAGACAGCATAAATGTAATGCATTACCAATGAAGATAATAATTATTATCAATAGTAGTTAAACAAACCAACTTATTTGATTGATTAGTAGGTGTGATGAATTAATGATTAGGGTGGCTATTGCAAGTGACTAAAAGCAATAGTCGAATCGTCCGTCACTTTAGGCGGTTAATCATGGAGGAAGTTACGATGAAAGATATGTTAAAAGGCTTACTGTTAGTTGGTATTATGTCGGTATCTGCGGGTGCTATGGCTGAAGAATGCAATCCATCCAGCAAGTGGTGGCCGTATTGTAATGATCCCGCAACGGGGCCAGATGTCGGCACTCCAGAACATGAACACTGCCAAGCTAACGGTGGATGCACAAATAATTAAATAGCACGAAGATTCCCTATATCGGGCGTCACATGTTATGTATTAAATATTATTATCAAGCCGCCTACGGGCGGTTTTTTATTATCAGGTTTAGCACCATCATCTGGATTCCTCACACTTCTTTCTTAAGTCATCAACAGCAGCTTGCGGCATTGGCGCTGTCATCATTACGCGGTACTGCATACACTCCTTCGTTTCTTCATGTTTGCTAGGGGTAGCGCAGCTAACGGTAGACAGTGCGATGGTGATAATTATCGGGCGTAACAGTTCCATGAACCAATCTCCTCTGAGTGAAAACAGAGTTTAACAGATTGACCTGCTCCCAGTATTTGGTTAGTCAGCAGCAACGGTAAAGGCATTAATGTCAGTCCTGTCTCAGGGGACATGAAAAAGATGAAGAAAGTCAACATATAGGCATGCAGGAAATCCAAAGCGTCCATTAATTCAACGCCATCACCCAGACTATGGAGACAATATTATTCGCAGAATGAAGCACTATCGGCATTAGCAGGCTGCCGGTTCTTATTCTGACCTCACAAAGGATCGCAGAAAAAATAAACAGCGAAATAAATGTCGTCGGAAATAGATATTGAGTGTGTACCAGTGCGAACAGCAGAGAGGTGATCACTATCGCCAACTGCCGACCTCTAAGGCCAAACCCCATCCCTGTATTCAGTAAGAACCCACGGAAGATAATCTCCTCCGAAACCGGGGCTAACACGCAAAGGGTTATTACTAACAGGATTTGGGTGAAGATTGATGGCTGCAACAAGCTTTCTATCCATGGCTCCGGCTGGCCAAAAAACTGGAAAATTGCTGTTAATCCTAGCAGCGCAAGACCCGGGATCAACATATCCCGCAGGGCTATTTTCCCCAGCGGCATCAAGCCAAACGACTTCTGATAGTGCTTCCACGCCAGCAATGCAAAGGGGAACCAGAAAATGATGTACAACAGAGGTGTGGCCATGCCAGAGCGATACATTCTTACATGGTCTGGAAACAGCAACAGGGAAAATGAAAGCGCAAACCATCCTCCCCAGACAGAAACACAAGTCAGGGCATGTGTGATCCGATCAATTTTTGCATTCATCATTATATTCCGTTAATTCAATCCAGACAGTTGGCAATCTATTTTATTTTCATGATGTTATCTTGGCATTGATAATGCATTCTGTCACGTCACTCTCAACCTGATCCAGATTAGCTATTACAGCCAGTTGAGTATCCATCAATATAATGGTGGGCTGTCATTCAATGAAACAGAATGATTATTTTGGGAAACTCTAAAACCGTGGCCTGTTTTTGTTGACCACTACGATGGATACCTATTGTAAAAATTAGATTTTCTATTGCCTGCTCGTTTTTTGCTCAAATCACACTCAAATAAACTAAAGTTAATACAGGCATTGCACTGACTGTGGAGCCTACTATGTACCATAAAATCAATGGCAGTGAATACCGACGTATTTTTGTTGTCGGTGATATTCATGGCTGCTATAAAAAACTGATGGATGCTTTGGAGCGTGTGCAGTTTGAGCGCGCGGTTGATTTACTGGTCTCTGTCGGGGATTTAGCGGATCGCGGCCCACAGAATATTGAATGTTATGAACTAATCAATGCCAATTGGTTTCGTGCTGTCCGTGGCAATCATGAGCAAATGGCGATTGAGGTGCTGGCAGGGGGCGAAGCTGATACTTGGATGGCAAATGGCGGGCGCTGGTTTTTCTTACTGGACGATAGCAAGAGATCTCAAGTTGAAGAGCTTATTAAGCGGGCTGGGCAGTTGCCGCTAGTGCTAGAGATTACGACAGATCGCGGCAAATATGTTATCGCCCATGCAGATTATCCTTCGAATGAATATGTGTACGGCAGGCCTATCAATGAGCATTTAGTGGTATGGAACCGCAAGCGCCTTAATGCTGCCATGAAGGGGGAGAGCGAGGAAATTACGGGCGCAGATAAATTTATTTTCGGCCATACACCACTGGTGAAACCATTGCTGTTTAAAAATCAACTTTATATCGATACCGGTGCGGTGTTTGGTAATACGCTAACCCTGATCCAGATTCAATAAATAAGCAAAGTGCTAAGCTCCCTTGCTTGCTGGGCACTGATAGCCCCACTTAATGCAGAGGCTATCAGATAACATCTATTAAAATGAGATAAATCGTGATGTATATTTATTGAGTAATAGGAGCCTTGATAACAGTACCGAAGCGGCAAATACGGATAGCAAGAGTGTAAATCTCAATGTGACATCTGATAAGTTATATGCACTGGAAATAAAATAGAAAATCCCATCATGTAATATATAGACCCCGATCATTGAAGGGCTGATATAGGCTAATGTTTTCTTTATCCACTCGTGCTTAGTATTAAAGTTATCAAATATGACAAATAAGCATAAACTTAGAATTAAAACGTGCAAATTATCGAGGAAATAGCCCGCATTCACTGTTTTGTAGACATGTATCGACATAAAACTTTCATAATAATACATAGAAATAGCTGTCGGGATGAGCAGTACTTTAGCAATGAAACGTATTCTCGGCAGCTTTGTTATTTTTTGGCATATCCTCGAGCACAAAAATCTACCGGTCATATAATAGAAAATCCAGGTCCATAACCTGAAATATTGTGGGAAGTCAATTAGGTAGGGTCTTTCAGTCAATGCACTGATTAGGTCGATAGTCACAGAGAAGATAACCAAGCATGAAAGGGTGATTATTGCAGTTCTGTTACTTTTTAAGACTTTAGAGATTATCGGAT comes from Yersinia mollaretii ATCC 43969 and encodes:
- a CDS encoding autotransporter outer membrane beta-barrel domain-containing protein, with protein sequence MKLFNYKLSCIALTIISAINTTTSYADIGFTGDVIPDNPDWDIPGVIIVGNTSFGAMEIFNGGPLNSGNGGTLTSGNVAAGLWSYIGYSSTATGEVVITGSDSKWINNGVLFVGYNGNGTLQISDGGVVNNPVNATHVGFGVGAVGYLEVSGTGSQLTNGGELRIGGENDSNGMMRITDGAVVTNQNDADIAYRPGSTGSVEVTGLGSIWNAGNRMFIGHEGDGSLKITNGGIVTTATKASVAAGTTSTGYVEVSGAGSRWQVGTLLDIGTNGPATMVVSDGGVVASQSGNINDSIGVVEITGTDSRWDNAETLQIGSFYASVGSNSTLNITNGGVVTDSFGYVGAGKDATGQVNISGTDSSWQNSNSLVIGNNGNGSVVVSDGGNLSSSGSYVGYAAGSKGDVLVTGVNSNWVNTGDISFGEFGGNASLTINNSGTVKTDNLIIAKDATSTGVLNIGSAANYTASSAGYINTPLITLGSGDSSIVFNHIDTDYQFNSAIAGSGKVAVYSGMTVLNGVNTYSGTTTVNAGTLKAGAASSFSTASEYIVETAGELDLAGFDQTLNSLSNSGTVSLNGAPGTILTVSGDYIGNDGLLNFNSALNNDASVTDKLVVNGNTAGTTHVAVTNLGGSGATTLNGIELIKVNGLSNGEFVKQGRIVAGAYDYSLARGVGTNASNWYLTNAVDLTNPVEPALIIERPEAGSYTANLAAANGMFVTSLHDRVGETQYIDALTGEHKVTSLWLRNEGGHNRSRDTSGQLSTQANRYVVQLGGDIAQWSNNDKDSTRLGVMAGYGNSKSTTVSQLSGYNAKGTTDGYSLGVYGTWYANEADKSGLYVDSSAQYSWFNNTVHGQNLENEEYKSKGVTASLESGYTFKVGENAAKNATYFIQPKAQVSWMGVKADDHKEANGTNVFGEGDGNIQTRLGVKAFMNGYSDLDKGKDREFQPFIEANWIHNTKDFGTTMDNVTVKQDGAANIGELKVGVEGQINKKVNVWGNVGQQIGNKGYSDTAVMLGIKYNF
- a CDS encoding metallophosphoesterase, with the protein product MYHKINGSEYRRIFVVGDIHGCYKKLMDALERVQFERAVDLLVSVGDLADRGPQNIECYELINANWFRAVRGNHEQMAIEVLAGGEADTWMANGGRWFFLLDDSKRSQVEELIKRAGQLPLVLEITTDRGKYVIAHADYPSNEYVYGRPINEHLVVWNRKRLNAAMKGESEEITGADKFIFGHTPLVKPLLFKNQLYIDTGAVFGNTLTLIQIQ
- a CDS encoding acyltransferase; translated protein: MRNVGLHALKTLSCFSAVTFYSASKTCTEQCFLGGEVMSVLYFLSIIATPLFFMIIGYIDSNDEIDQQDILRKLKSIITIIIFWNVLFYFINEDGFKRGYFLQSWLLFSIAIIYLINPIISKVLKSNRTAIITLSCLVIFSVTIDLISALTERPYLIDFPQYFRLWTWIFYYMTGRFLCSRICQKITKLPRIRFIAKVLLIPTAISMYYYESFMSIHVYKTVNAGYFLDNLHVLILSLCLFVIFDNFNTKHEWIKKTLAYISPSMIGVYILHDGIFYFISSAYNLSDVTLRFTLLLSVFAASVLLSRLLLLNKYTSRFISF
- a CDS encoding CPBP family intramembrane glutamic endopeptidase, which encodes MNAKIDRITHALTCVSVWGGWFALSFSLLLFPDHVRMYRSGMATPLLYIIFWFPFALLAWKHYQKSFGLMPLGKIALRDMLIPGLALLGLTAIFQFFGQPEPWIESLLQPSIFTQILLVITLCVLAPVSEEIIFRGFLLNTGMGFGLRGRQLAIVITSLLFALVHTQYLFPTTFISLFIFSAILCEVRIRTGSLLMPIVLHSANNIVSIVWVMALN